A stretch of Elstera cyanobacteriorum DNA encodes these proteins:
- a CDS encoding MFS transporter, with product MPPGALRLWPISLAFLALVAADAVGTSFLPVHARGLAVLWPGLGPAAAASLSVACFWLAVAAAQLTVPRWLPEREHDGLMRAALSAVSLALAASAVVPWAELLIVCRMVAGFGYGVAMILAQDTLLRAYPASARTQASAFYLSLFFGGSVTGTVAGGLLASAIGAGPTLAVGAGLAAVALVPVAWMPSFREARRPPGNLAPLLRNPGFIGLVGLAAIPSRLLISAFLYYLLPLYLHDQGVGSGQAGWVLMVYGVTLAALATPLGRMIDRRGQPFTFTLLGLIGSGVALAALLLGGGGIGAAVTAVALLGLAQALGMAPQVTLLFAATQREMAQAGRARLLGLFRVGERLGLFLGPLLAGGLLPWAGYAGTLQALTIFILLAAGGFAAVYAASRKPAVETEA from the coding sequence ATGCCCCCTGGCGCGCTGCGGCTATGGCCGATCTCTCTGGCGTTTCTCGCTCTGGTCGCGGCGGATGCTGTGGGAACCTCTTTCCTACCGGTTCACGCGCGCGGCCTGGCGGTGCTCTGGCCGGGCTTGGGTCCGGCGGCGGCGGCGAGCCTGTCCGTTGCCTGCTTCTGGCTTGCCGTAGCGGCGGCGCAACTGACCGTACCACGCTGGCTGCCGGAGCGGGAGCACGATGGGCTGATGCGCGCGGCGCTGTCGGCGGTTTCCCTCGCCCTAGCCGCGTCGGCGGTTGTCCCTTGGGCGGAGTTGCTGATTGTATGCCGGATGGTGGCCGGGTTCGGCTATGGCGTCGCGATGATCTTGGCGCAAGATACCCTGCTGCGCGCCTATCCGGCCTCCGCCCGGACTCAGGCGTCGGCTTTTTATCTCAGCCTCTTTTTTGGCGGATCGGTGACGGGAACCGTTGCAGGCGGCCTATTGGCCAGCGCGATCGGCGCCGGGCCGACCTTGGCCGTCGGCGCCGGGCTTGCCGCCGTGGCGCTGGTGCCGGTCGCCTGGATGCCGTCATTCCGCGAGGCCCGCCGTCCGCCGGGGAATTTGGCGCCGCTGCTGCGCAATCCCGGGTTCATCGGCTTGGTCGGCTTGGCGGCGATCCCGTCGCGGCTGCTGATTAGCGCCTTCCTCTATTACCTTTTGCCGCTTTATCTCCACGACCAAGGGGTTGGCTCGGGGCAGGCGGGATGGGTGTTGATGGTCTATGGGGTGACCTTGGCGGCCTTGGCGACGCCCCTGGGCCGAATGATCGACCGGCGCGGCCAGCCGTTCACCTTCACGCTGCTCGGGCTGATCGGGTCTGGCGTCGCGCTGGCAGCGCTGCTGCTGGGCGGCGGCGGGATCGGCGCGGCGGTGACTGCCGTGGCGCTGCTCGGGCTGGCCCAAGCGCTGGGCATGGCGCCGCAGGTGACGCTGTTGTTCGCCGCCACCCAACGCGAGATGGCGCAGGCCGGGCGGGCGCGGCTGCTGGGGCTGTTCCGGGTGGGGGAGCGTTTGGGGCTGTTCCTGGGGCCGCTGCTGGCGGGGGGGCTGCTGCCCTGGGCGGGGTATGCCGGAACGCTTCAGGCTTTAACGATTTTCATTCTATTGGCCGCCGGGGGGTTCGCCGCCGTTTACGCGGCCAGCCGCAAGCCCGCAGTCGAGACGGAGGCGTAA
- a CDS encoding ABC transporter ATP-binding protein: MTDIIIDQLRLRYGMVEVLKGVSFTADAGNIIALLGASGSGKTTLLRAIAGLESPSAGKIALSGSVLYDSAAGINLAPEARGLGLVFQSYALWPHKTVTENVGYPLKLRGVGRAEADQRVSDALGGVGLGKLADRYPHQLSGGQQQRVALARALVYAPKVILLDEPLSNLDAKLREEARIWLRRLINERGLSAICVTHDQTEAMALADRVLLLNGGKVDQDGSPRDIYQRPASLFAAEFMGSNNRIAGRVVQVEGNRVTFEAGGQRFTGAAQQPLNIGQPVVGILRTEAIDLLPGSADSGIPAQIVDSLFLGERLEIVCRVGETLLRAYSHNEPAANRQVHLRYPEEALWVYLAPETVA; encoded by the coding sequence ATGACTGACATCATTATCGATCAACTCCGCCTGCGCTACGGCATGGTGGAAGTGCTGAAGGGCGTTTCCTTTACGGCGGACGCGGGCAATATCATTGCGTTGCTCGGGGCCTCCGGCTCTGGCAAGACCACCCTGCTGCGGGCGATTGCCGGTCTCGAATCCCCCTCGGCGGGCAAAATCGCCCTCTCGGGCTCGGTGCTCTACGACTCCGCCGCCGGAATCAACCTCGCGCCGGAAGCGCGCGGCCTTGGTCTCGTCTTCCAATCCTATGCGCTCTGGCCCCATAAGACCGTCACAGAAAATGTCGGCTATCCGCTGAAACTGCGCGGCGTTGGCCGGGCGGAAGCCGATCAGCGGGTTAGCGACGCCTTGGGCGGGGTCGGCCTCGGCAAGCTGGCCGACCGTTACCCGCATCAACTTTCCGGCGGACAGCAACAGCGCGTCGCCCTGGCCCGCGCGCTCGTCTATGCGCCGAAGGTTATTCTGCTCGACGAGCCTTTGTCCAACCTCGACGCCAAACTGCGCGAAGAAGCGCGCATCTGGCTGCGCCGGTTGATCAACGAACGCGGCCTGTCGGCGATCTGCGTTACCCATGATCAGACGGAAGCGATGGCACTGGCCGACCGCGTGCTGCTGCTAAATGGCGGCAAGGTCGATCAGGACGGCAGCCCGCGCGACATCTACCAGCGCCCGGCCAGCCTATTCGCGGCAGAATTCATGGGATCGAACAACCGGATCGCCGGACGGGTCGTCCAAGTTGAGGGGAACCGCGTGACGTTCGAAGCCGGGGGGCAACGCTTTACCGGCGCGGCGCAACAACCGTTAAACATCGGTCAGCCCGTCGTCGGCATTCTGCGCACGGAAGCTATCGACCTGCTGCCGGGCAGCGCCGATAGCGGCATTCCGGCGCAGATCGTCGACTCACTGTTCCTCGGCGAACGGTTGGAAATCGTCTGCCGCGTCGGCGAAACGCTGCTGCGCGCCTATAGCCACAATGAACCCGCCGCCAACCGACAGGTGCATCTGCGCTATCCTGAAGAGGCGCTATGGGTCTATTTGGCCCCCGAAACGGTGGCGTAA
- a CDS encoding response regulator produces MMSALASPLAPVAEAPPVPRLERLLIVEDDGFSQQLIDLYLRRAGFSELTAAHDGRAALDLAKTERFDLVLLDLNLPRVSGVDVLRRLKRDGLLTDTPVIVISSMTNMDEIVQCLDLGADGYLPKPFNVRLLDERVSACLELRRLKREALAQIDRRQQDQQAIKALHTLLQAAPEGGDPARLGVDSACLSLPAPQGGGDLSLITRTSSGLLWAALGSVAATGATAPLAAAYGLLHLRSLLDQETAPEAVLTRLNRQLSQSANGWTCPPIALTLLALTPETGAFTLASAGGLDPLLIDLHRGLMPLPVDRGRPLARRADAIYSAFPGVLSPDTALVLTSAGVADAQDAGGMSFGDQRLKRCLSDAETSDPRALAAAARTALTHFTGPTPLPDDASLLVLRRLSPSV; encoded by the coding sequence ATGATGTCGGCCCTCGCCTCCCCCCTCGCGCCCGTCGCCGAAGCGCCGCCGGTTCCCCGGCTGGAACGGTTGCTGATCGTCGAGGACGATGGGTTTAGCCAGCAGTTGATCGACCTCTACCTGCGCCGGGCGGGGTTCAGCGAGCTGACCGCCGCTCACGATGGGCGCGCCGCGCTCGATCTGGCGAAGACCGAGCGTTTTGATCTCGTGCTGCTCGATCTCAACCTGCCGCGCGTCAGCGGGGTCGATGTGCTGCGGCGCTTAAAGCGCGACGGGCTGCTGACCGATACGCCGGTGATCGTTATTTCGTCCATGACCAATATGGACGAAATCGTGCAATGCCTCGACCTTGGGGCCGATGGCTACCTGCCAAAGCCTTTCAACGTCCGCTTGCTGGACGAAAGGGTTAGTGCCTGCCTAGAACTGCGCCGTTTAAAGCGCGAGGCGCTGGCCCAGATCGACCGGCGCCAGCAGGACCAGCAGGCGATCAAGGCTCTGCACACTCTGCTGCAAGCCGCACCGGAGGGGGGCGACCCCGCCCGCCTTGGCGTTGACAGCGCCTGCCTATCGCTGCCAGCCCCCCAGGGCGGCGGCGATCTTTCGTTGATCACGCGCACAAGCTCGGGCCTGCTATGGGCCGCCCTCGGCTCCGTCGCCGCAACGGGGGCGACGGCCCCCCTCGCCGCCGCGTATGGGCTGCTGCACTTGCGCAGCCTGCTGGATCAAGAAACCGCCCCCGAAGCGGTCTTGACGCGGCTAAACCGCCAGTTGAGCCAATCCGCCAATGGCTGGACCTGCCCCCCCATCGCGTTAACGCTGCTGGCGCTCACGCCGGAAACCGGGGCCTTCACCCTCGCCAGCGCGGGCGGGCTTGATCCGCTGCTGATCGATCTGCACCGGGGTCTGATGCCGTTGCCCGTCGATCGGGGGCGCCCGCTCGCCCGCCGAGCCGATGCGATCTATAGCGCTTTCCCTGGGGTCTTATCGCCCGACACCGCGCTGGTCCTCACCTCGGCTGGGGTGGCCGACGCGCAAGACGCGGGCGGCATGAGCTTTGGTGACCAGCGGCTGAAACGCTGCCTAAGCGATGCCGAAACCAGTGACCCCCGGGCTTTGGCCGCAGCGGCCCGCACCGCCCTAACCCATTTCACCGGCCCGACCCCGCTTCCCGACGATGCCTCGCTGCTTGTGCTGCGGCGGCTATCGCCCTCGGTCTGA
- a CDS encoding ATP-binding protein, with the protein MLEAEIAPPLSIRDRLRLSLEAWVRTEDDLALTLGDLPMHSARVSRRTTGLEVSRLFAETPDLPGVIVHDDRKTLGLLTRRRFLENLSKPLGRDVYLSRAILVMREDIDPAVLTLAAADPIEDAAQRALERGAEQIYDPLLVTLPGGGSAILDTPILMMALAEVHRIASRRNRELLKESQGNSDRLQITLESLSRTQEQLVTDIQVRQETERQLRDNRARMMRQTTALQEIATLRAVRLADADAALPDILRIIALTLQVDRVSLWAVRPQVDGGESLEQTAVIIPNPAVLPPGGPVAVPLAACPIYRQALARDLALIVPNVAADIRVAELQAADLQPAGIVALMHVLVQAEQRDVGILRCEQADAPRAWTEDEVNFLKAAANFISLVTIGQARRQAEQAARESQTLSRLLLETSPVSVCLVDSAGQILFTNPSFSRLVGQTAEALGRVHIESLYADPGRHAADRALFARRGSLSGSETAIQSAHAGVRWTLASWAEARFEGQDVTVIWLFEISDLKDAQESLQLAKDQAEAATQAKSAFLATMSHEIRTPMNGVLGMLDILTQTPLSGEQEHAVGLIRESAFSLLRIIDDILDFSKIEAGRLDLEQVPVSLADLAEGVTATLLPLAQKKGLTLTTALDPALPANVIGDPVRLRQILFNLLGNAVKFTASGSVTLRLEALAQGGVRVMVTDTGIGIAPDQVARLFEPFTQADRSTARRFGGSGLGLSICRLLVTLMGGAIGVESTPGHGSRFWVTLPLPPAAAAATGTLDIPRPPVSLPDLSGRGAVLVADDHPINREVILRQLQRLNCIAEAVQDGEEAFARLTHGTFALLLTDCDMPLIDGYRLTRLIREREAANPARPRLPILGITANAQADAADLCRESGMDDCLVKPVDTARLGACLAQWLPQYTPNVALPPAPVIDTRSFEALLDGDRAGIRGLLTRYRDSSAPIYADLARALAEGAATETIRQLAHKLKGASGMVGAGALADVCLAVERAAQADESAEAAAYRPALAAAWAAVETFIASY; encoded by the coding sequence ATGCTGGAGGCCGAAATCGCGCCGCCGCTGTCGATCCGCGATCGGCTGCGCCTGTCGCTGGAAGCCTGGGTGCGGACCGAGGACGATCTGGCGCTAACCCTGGGCGATCTGCCGATGCATTCCGCCCGGGTGTCGCGCCGGACGACGGGGCTGGAGGTCAGCCGCTTATTCGCCGAAACGCCGGACCTGCCGGGCGTGATCGTGCATGACGACCGCAAGACCCTGGGCTTGCTCACCCGTCGCCGCTTTCTCGAAAACCTCTCAAAGCCGCTGGGGCGCGATGTCTATCTGAGCCGTGCCATTTTGGTGATGCGGGAGGATATTGATCCGGCGGTGCTGACCCTGGCCGCTGCCGATCCCATCGAGGATGCGGCGCAACGGGCGCTGGAACGCGGGGCGGAGCAAATCTACGATCCGCTTCTGGTGACGCTGCCCGGCGGTGGATCGGCGATCCTCGATACGCCGATCTTGATGATGGCGCTGGCCGAGGTTCACCGGATTGCCAGTCGCCGGAACCGGGAACTGTTGAAAGAATCGCAGGGAAATTCCGACCGGCTGCAAATCACGCTCGAAAGCCTCAGCCGCACTCAGGAACAGCTCGTTACCGATATTCAGGTGCGGCAGGAGACGGAGCGGCAGTTGCGTGACAATCGCGCCCGTATGATGCGCCAGACCACTGCCTTGCAGGAAATTGCTACCCTGCGCGCGGTTCGTCTGGCCGATGCCGACGCGGCGCTGCCCGATATTCTGCGTATCATCGCCCTAACCTTGCAGGTGGATCGGGTCAGCCTTTGGGCGGTGCGGCCCCAGGTCGATGGCGGGGAAAGTCTCGAACAAACGGCGGTGATCATCCCCAATCCGGCGGTTCTGCCGCCGGGCGGACCGGTCGCCGTGCCGCTGGCCGCCTGCCCGATCTACCGGCAGGCGCTGGCGCGCGATTTGGCGCTGATCGTCCCGAATGTCGCCGCCGATATTCGTGTTGCCGAGCTTCAGGCCGCCGATTTGCAGCCCGCTGGGATTGTTGCGCTGATGCATGTGCTGGTGCAAGCCGAGCAACGCGACGTAGGGATTCTGCGCTGCGAACAGGCCGATGCACCGCGCGCCTGGACGGAAGACGAGGTTAACTTCCTCAAAGCCGCCGCCAATTTCATCTCGCTCGTCACCATCGGGCAGGCGCGGCGGCAGGCGGAACAGGCGGCGCGCGAAAGCCAGACCCTGTCCCGTCTTTTGCTGGAAACCAGCCCGGTCAGCGTATGTTTGGTCGATAGCGCCGGGCAGATTCTGTTTACCAATCCCAGTTTTAGCCGCTTGGTTGGTCAAACGGCGGAGGCCTTAGGCCGCGTTCACATTGAAAGCCTCTACGCCGATCCGGGGCGCCATGCGGCGGACCGGGCACTGTTCGCGCGGCGGGGCAGCCTCAGCGGGTCGGAAACCGCAATCCAATCGGCCCACGCCGGGGTGCGCTGGACCTTGGCTTCGTGGGCCGAAGCGCGGTTCGAGGGCCAGGATGTAACGGTTATCTGGCTGTTTGAGATTTCGGACCTTAAGGACGCTCAGGAAAGTCTTCAGTTGGCCAAAGATCAGGCCGAAGCGGCGACCCAGGCGAAATCGGCCTTCCTTGCCACAATGAGCCACGAAATCCGCACGCCGATGAACGGCGTCCTTGGCATGCTCGATATTCTAACCCAGACTCCCCTGTCGGGCGAGCAGGAGCACGCGGTCGGCCTGATCCGCGAAAGCGCCTTTTCGCTGTTGCGGATCATCGACGATATTCTCGATTTTTCGAAGATCGAAGCCGGGCGGCTCGATCTCGAACAGGTGCCCGTATCGTTGGCCGATCTTGCGGAGGGGGTGACGGCGACCCTGCTACCGCTGGCCCAGAAAAAAGGCCTGACCCTAACAACGGCGCTCGACCCAGCATTACCCGCCAATGTGATCGGCGATCCCGTGCGGCTCAGGCAAATTTTGTTCAATCTTCTGGGCAATGCGGTGAAATTTACGGCGAGCGGCAGCGTCACCCTGCGACTGGAGGCGCTAGCGCAGGGGGGCGTGCGGGTGATGGTGACGGATACCGGCATTGGGATTGCGCCGGATCAGGTGGCCCGCTTGTTCGAACCCTTCACCCAGGCCGACCGGTCAACGGCGCGGCGGTTCGGTGGGTCAGGCCTAGGCCTATCGATCTGTCGGCTGCTGGTAACGCTAATGGGCGGGGCAATTGGGGTGGAGAGTACCCCCGGTCACGGTAGCCGGTTTTGGGTGACGTTGCCGCTGCCCCCGGCTGCTGCTGCGGCGACCGGCACGCTCGACATTCCGCGCCCGCCCGTCAGCCTGCCCGATCTCAGCGGGCGCGGCGCGGTGTTGGTTGCCGACGATCACCCGATCAACCGCGAGGTTATTCTGCGCCAGTTGCAGCGGCTCAACTGCATTGCCGAAGCGGTGCAGGATGGGGAGGAAGCTTTTGCCCGCCTGACCCACGGCACTTTCGCCCTGTTGCTGACCGACTGCGATATGCCGCTAATCGACGGCTATCGGCTGACGCGCTTGATCCGAGAGCGGGAAGCCGCCAACCCGGCGCGCCCGCGCCTACCCATCCTCGGCATTACCGCCAATGCCCAGGCCGATGCTGCCGACCTGTGCCGCGAGAGCGGGATGGACGATTGCCTTGTGAAACCGGTCGATACCGCCCGCCTGGGGGCCTGCCTCGCCCAATGGCTACCGCAGTACACGCCGAATGTTGCGCTACCGCCCGCGCCGGTCATCGATACGCGCAGTTTCGAAGCCTTGCTGGACGGTGATCGGGCGGGTATCCGGGGCTTATTAACGCGCTACCGCGATTCCAGCGCGCCGATTTACGCCGATCTGGCGCGGGCGCTGGCCGAGGGCGCGGCGACGGAGACGATCCGCCAGCTTGCCCATAAGCTCAAAGGCGCCTCGGGCATGGTCGGCGCGGGCGCGCTGGCCGATGTCTGTCTCGCCGTCGAACGGGCGGCCCAGGCGGATGAAAGTGCCGAGGCGGCGGCCTACCGACCGGCCTTGGCAGCCGCGTGGGCGGCCGTCGAGACATTCATTGCATCTTACTGA
- a CDS encoding ABC transporter permease, whose protein sequence is MRLFRLSTLGLTALVVLAPVALILYQSFLSDPFFAPRVHFTLSAYEFILDDEDFWEALRVSALLAGLMAAIAVPLGVILAFLLTRTNIPGRKFLEPLVLVPIFMSSVVLAFGYVVTLGPVGFVSVIAKQIFGTVPWNIYSIPAIGIVAGLTHVPHVYLYAAAALRNLGSDLEEAARISGASPWQVARSVSLPMIMPVVLYAAVLIFFLGFELFGLPLVLGDPQGVLVMATYLYKLTNKLGVPSYQLMAVVVVAIIIIAIPLILLQRWLLRHAARYVSVRGKASRHQPINLGPWRWAALGVVLLWFTATVVVPVAGILLRSLVSSWGEGVNLLTVLTLDHFRELFEHPNVARAIINTLLLAAVGGAAAVAAYGAVAIAMHRWPSPLARLVDAVAMIPRAMPGIVAGLAMLWIFLFVKPLSPLRDTLVSVWLAYSVVWFAYGLRIISGTLMQLAPELEEAGRTVGATAGRVARDITLPLARHGLFAAWLLIFLIFAREYSTGVYLLGPGTEVIGSLMVSLWGTGAIDLVSALAVVNTVIIVAGLALALRFGVKLND, encoded by the coding sequence ATGCGTCTCTTTCGCTTGTCGACGCTGGGGCTGACCGCTTTGGTGGTTCTCGCCCCGGTGGCGCTGATCCTGTACCAAAGCTTTCTCAGCGATCCATTTTTCGCGCCCCGCGTCCATTTCACCTTATCTGCCTATGAATTCATCCTCGATGACGAGGATTTTTGGGAAGCCCTGCGCGTTTCCGCCCTGCTGGCTGGGTTGATGGCCGCTATCGCCGTGCCGCTCGGCGTTATCCTCGCCTTCCTTCTAACCCGCACCAATATCCCCGGCCGCAAATTTCTGGAGCCACTGGTGCTGGTGCCGATCTTCATGTCCTCGGTCGTGCTGGCCTTTGGCTATGTGGTGACGCTGGGGCCGGTCGGTTTCGTGTCGGTGATCGCCAAGCAGATTTTTGGCACCGTGCCGTGGAATATCTATTCGATCCCAGCCATCGGTATCGTCGCCGGGCTGACCCATGTGCCGCATGTCTATCTCTATGCCGCCGCCGCCCTGCGTAACCTTGGCTCCGATCTCGAAGAAGCCGCGCGGATTTCCGGCGCCAGCCCCTGGCAAGTCGCCCGGTCGGTCAGCCTGCCGATGATCATGCCGGTCGTGCTGTATGCCGCCGTGCTGATCTTCTTCCTGGGGTTCGAGCTGTTCGGCCTGCCGCTCGTTTTGGGTGATCCCCAGGGCGTGCTGGTTATGGCGACGTATCTTTATAAGCTGACCAACAAGCTAGGCGTGCCGTCCTATCAATTGATGGCCGTTGTCGTCGTAGCGATCATCATTATCGCCATTCCGCTGATCCTATTGCAGCGCTGGTTGCTACGCCATGCCGCCCGTTATGTCTCGGTGCGCGGGAAAGCCAGCCGCCATCAGCCGATCAACCTGGGACCGTGGCGCTGGGCCGCCCTTGGCGTCGTGCTCCTGTGGTTCACCGCCACGGTGGTCGTGCCGGTAGCCGGTATCCTGCTGCGCTCGCTGGTATCGAGCTGGGGCGAGGGCGTCAATCTGCTGACAGTCCTAACCCTCGATCATTTCCGCGAACTCTTCGAACATCCGAACGTCGCCCGCGCTATCATTAACACGCTGTTGCTGGCTGCCGTCGGCGGGGCCGCCGCCGTTGCCGCCTATGGGGCGGTGGCGATTGCCATGCACCGCTGGCCGTCGCCGCTGGCCCGGCTGGTCGATGCCGTCGCCATGATCCCGCGCGCTATGCCAGGGATCGTCGCCGGTCTTGCGATGCTGTGGATCTTCCTGTTCGTGAAGCCGCTCAGCCCGCTGCGCGATACGTTGGTGTCGGTCTGGCTGGCCTATTCCGTAGTGTGGTTCGCCTATGGGCTGCGCATTATCTCCGGGACGCTGATGCAGTTGGCGCCGGAATTGGAAGAAGCCGGGCGCACGGTCGGCGCCACCGCCGGGCGGGTTGCCCGCGACATAACCCTTCCGTTGGCCCGCCACGGGCTGTTCGCCGCTTGGCTGCTGATCTTCCTGATCTTCGCCCGTGAATATTCGACCGGCGTGTATCTGCTGGGGCCGGGAACCGAAGTCATCGGTTCGCTGATGGTCTCGCTCTGGGGTACCGGCGCCATCGACCTCGTGTCGGCGTTGGCCGTGGTCAATACCGTGATTATCGTCGCGGGCCTCGCGCTGGCCCTGCGTTTCGGAGTCAAACTCAATGACTGA
- a CDS encoding histidine phosphatase family protein, whose translation MLDAFLFIRHGETDYNRQGLRCGGDVDIPLTAVGEAQARAAGDQMRAEGLMPDAIFVSPLQRTRQTAEILAETLGFTDPLIPHEGLRERRLGEWNGKPVAETQPWFDAKLTPPGGESEAAFRTRLERALVDILVRPHRLPLLVGSKGVARIFVSLTGGARTTPVGNAEVVRFPRAVLPMAEPGQVA comes from the coding sequence ATGCTTGATGCCTTCCTGTTCATCCGTCACGGCGAAACCGACTATAACCGCCAAGGCCTACGCTGTGGCGGCGATGTGGATATTCCGCTGACGGCGGTGGGGGAAGCGCAAGCGCGCGCGGCGGGCGACCAGATGCGGGCCGAAGGGCTAATGCCCGACGCGATTTTCGTCAGCCCGCTTCAGCGCACCCGGCAGACAGCGGAAATTTTGGCGGAAACGCTGGGGTTCACCGATCCGCTCATCCCGCACGAGGGGCTGCGCGAGCGGCGACTGGGGGAGTGGAACGGCAAGCCCGTCGCCGAAACGCAGCCGTGGTTTGATGCCAAGCTGACGCCGCCGGGCGGCGAGAGCGAGGCGGCGTTCCGCACCCGGTTGGAACGGGCGTTGGTCGATATTCTCGTGCGCCCGCACCGGCTGCCGCTTCTGGTTGGCAGCAAGGGGGTTGCGCGGATTTTCGTCTCATTGACCGGCGGGGCGCGCACGACCCCGGTGGGGAACGCCGAGGTCGTGCGCTTTCCGCGCGCCGTTCTGCCGATGGCCGAACCGGGGCAGGTCGCCTGA
- a CDS encoding ABC transporter substrate-binding protein, with the protein MFAKIVKSALISGSIIAALSASSALAQEKNVLMVLWKSWMPADKAFAQKLKDAGVKVNYSEVNADQDRSKLATAIREVEGDIAAKKFDMIYSYGTVSTQVTKATVKNNTPVVFNIVFDPVGANLVASKEAPGANITGVTNGVPIKMQFDVFTKLKPIKDLLVLFNSREPNSNIIEREVREWAQAAGVNVISRRVTPDTTSLKDVLEEVKSGKIAVDSLYAGADNYLASVAKEVQAAVGDKVRLYGGTQTYTLAGWLAAYVPSNDAMGQAAAEQAIKVLNGADPATLPVVLPKPQLFISDAAAKKHGITPPAEAALES; encoded by the coding sequence ATGTTCGCAAAAATCGTTAAGTCCGCCTTGATTTCCGGTAGCATTATTGCCGCCCTATCAGCATCTTCGGCCCTGGCCCAAGAAAAAAATGTGCTGATGGTGCTGTGGAAAAGCTGGATGCCTGCCGACAAGGCCTTCGCCCAGAAATTGAAAGACGCTGGGGTTAAGGTCAATTATTCAGAAGTGAATGCCGATCAAGACCGCTCCAAGCTAGCAACGGCGATTCGCGAGGTCGAAGGCGATATTGCTGCCAAGAAATTCGATATGATCTATAGCTACGGCACAGTATCAACCCAGGTTACCAAGGCGACCGTAAAGAATAATACGCCGGTCGTCTTCAACATCGTCTTCGATCCGGTTGGGGCCAATCTGGTCGCCTCGAAGGAAGCGCCGGGCGCCAATATTACCGGCGTCACCAACGGCGTGCCGATCAAGATGCAGTTCGATGTCTTCACCAAACTGAAGCCGATTAAAGACCTGCTGGTGCTGTTCAACTCCCGCGAGCCCAATTCGAATATCATCGAACGGGAGGTGCGCGAGTGGGCGCAAGCGGCCGGGGTGAACGTGATTTCCCGCCGGGTGACGCCCGATACAACGTCGCTGAAGGATGTTCTGGAAGAGGTGAAGAGCGGCAAAATCGCCGTCGATTCGCTTTATGCCGGGGCCGATAACTATCTTGCCTCCGTCGCGAAGGAAGTTCAGGCCGCAGTCGGCGACAAGGTGCGCCTCTATGGCGGCACCCAAACCTATACGCTTGCGGGCTGGCTGGCGGCCTATGTGCCGTCGAACGACGCGATGGGTCAGGCCGCCGCCGAACAGGCGATCAAGGTTCTGAATGGGGCTGATCCGGCGACACTGCCGGTCGTGCTACCGAAGCCGCAGCTCTTCATCTCCGACGCTGCCGCCAAGAAGCACGGCATCACCCCGCCCGCCGAAGCGGCGCTGGAAAGCTAA
- a CDS encoding alpha/beta fold hydrolase — MALVETPLIPGAEVFSWGDAMTWEEYELLVRGTLAPFDGQFELRSFAYRHPVRLQGHWPEHQRKETRIQLAYTQWGDPDAPLVICLGGIANTARRWDYLALDLADRFNVVCFDWPGRGMSGWLAKEGDYTLDTNVETLVQLLDHLDRPSASIIGSSLGGSTAMAFAAQHPGRVERLVLNDIGPYMPAERRRRRAQAVAHHYIFKRPSDLFRRLGASAKNEGPVTEAELLHNTYFQTQWSDEHGGRVYRHDPRALQAYAASATDSIDQWAEWQALDMPILVIHGLVSDALLLETVQEMVQKPGVIAMHVPETGHTPALSDAYQIHFVRTWLLGAGASGSFTCLLPPPTPRHLFTAAKPAA; from the coding sequence ATGGCCCTTGTTGAAACCCCGTTGATCCCTGGCGCCGAAGTTTTCTCCTGGGGCGATGCCATGACCTGGGAAGAATATGAGCTGTTGGTTCGGGGGACGCTGGCCCCCTTCGACGGTCAGTTCGAGCTGCGCAGTTTCGCCTACCGGCATCCCGTGCGTCTGCAAGGCCATTGGCCGGAGCATCAACGCAAGGAAACCCGCATTCAGCTTGCCTATACCCAATGGGGCGACCCAGATGCGCCCCTGGTCATCTGCCTTGGCGGTATCGCCAATACGGCCCGACGCTGGGATTATCTGGCGCTCGATTTAGCCGACCGGTTCAACGTCGTCTGCTTTGATTGGCCGGGGCGCGGAATGAGCGGCTGGTTGGCGAAGGAGGGCGATTATACCCTCGATACCAACGTCGAAACCCTGGTGCAGCTTCTCGATCACCTCGACCGCCCCAGCGCCAGCATCATCGGATCGTCGCTCGGTGGCAGTACGGCGATGGCGTTCGCAGCGCAGCACCCTGGGCGGGTGGAGCGGCTGGTGCTGAACGACATCGGCCCCTACATGCCCGCCGAACGCCGCCGCCGCCGCGCCCAGGCCGTGGCGCATCATTATATCTTCAAGCGCCCGTCCGACCTGTTTCGCCGCTTAGGGGCCTCCGCCAAGAACGAAGGGCCGGTGACGGAAGCCGAACTGCTGCACAATACCTATTTTCAAACCCAATGGTCCGACGAGCACGGTGGCCGCGTCTATCGGCACGACCCGCGCGCCCTTCAGGCCTATGCCGCCAGCGCGACCGACAGTATCGATCAATGGGCCGAGTGGCAGGCGCTCGATATGCCGATCCTCGTCATTCACGGGCTGGTGTCGGACGCGCTCTTGCTCGAAACAGTGCAGGAGATGGTGCAGAAGCCTGGGGTGATCGCCATGCATGTGCCGGAGACCGGCCATACCCCCGCCCTTAGCGATGCCTATCAGATCCACTTTGTGCGCACCTGGTTGTTAGGGGCGGGGGCGTCGGGCAGTTTCACCTGTCTGCTGCCGCCCCCGACCCCCCGGCATCTCTTCACCGCCGCCAAACCGGCAGCCTAG